One Phocaeicola dorei genomic region harbors:
- a CDS encoding glucosamine-6-phosphate deaminase, translating into MRTNLSSQISLNRVSPKYYKPENAVERSVLTRCEKVPTDIYETMEEGVQQIANEITAKIQERQREGKFCVIGAGTGASLRPLYAELVRKHKDEGLSFRNVVIFNLYEYYPLASEGAGSSFSQLNDLFLSQIDIDKQNVFTIDGTIPQEAVIEYCRLYEQRIQTFGGIDIVLMGIGREGNIAMNEPGSSLSSPTRLILIDSTSRAEAAHNLGVDNLPPCSITMGVATIMTARKIYLLAWGDDKADIIKKAVEDKVSDTLPASYLQMHNNANVCIDLAAASHLTRIQRPWLVTNCEWNDKLIRSAIVWLCMRVKKPILKLTNKDYNENGLSELLALYGSAYNVNIKIFNDLQHTITGWPGGKPNADDTYRPERAKPFPKRVVAFSPHPDDDVISMGGTLRRLVQQGHEVHVAYETSGNIAVGDEEVVRFMHFINGFNQLFDENSNETIKNKYAEIKKFLAAKKEGDMDSRDILTIKGLIRRGEARTASTYNQIPLNRVHFLDLPFYETGKIEKNPISEADVEIVLQLLREVKPHQIYVAGDLADPHGTHRVCTDAVLAAIDIEKEAGAEWLKDCRIWMYRGAWAEWEIENIEMAVPFSPEELRAKRNSILKHQSQMESAPFLGNDERLFWQRSEDRNRGTAALYDQLGLACYEAMEAFVEYVPL; encoded by the coding sequence ATGAGAACAAACCTAAGTTCGCAGATTTCTCTGAACAGAGTATCTCCGAAATATTATAAACCCGAAAATGCGGTGGAACGTTCTGTCTTAACCCGCTGCGAAAAAGTGCCTACCGACATCTATGAAACGATGGAAGAAGGCGTACAACAAATAGCCAATGAAATTACGGCAAAAATTCAGGAACGTCAGCGCGAAGGAAAGTTCTGCGTGATTGGTGCCGGAACCGGTGCTTCATTACGTCCGCTTTATGCCGAACTGGTCCGTAAACATAAAGATGAAGGACTAAGTTTCCGTAACGTAGTAATTTTCAATTTATATGAATATTACCCCTTGGCTTCCGAAGGGGCGGGAAGCAGTTTCTCACAACTGAACGATTTATTCCTCAGCCAAATCGATATTGACAAACAAAATGTATTCACCATCGACGGAACGATTCCGCAGGAAGCTGTTATCGAATACTGCCGCCTGTACGAACAACGTATCCAAACTTTTGGCGGTATAGATATCGTATTAATGGGCATTGGTCGTGAAGGCAATATTGCCATGAACGAACCGGGATCAAGCTTGAGCTCTCCTACCCGACTGATTTTGATTGACTCAACCTCGCGTGCTGAAGCTGCACACAACTTAGGAGTAGACAATCTTCCTCCCTGCTCCATCACCATGGGAGTGGCAACTATTATGACTGCCCGGAAAATCTATTTGCTGGCATGGGGAGATGACAAAGCCGATATCATCAAGAAAGCGGTGGAAGACAAAGTAAGTGACACCTTACCCGCTTCTTATCTCCAAATGCACAACAATGCAAATGTTTGCATAGATTTGGCTGCAGCTTCTCACCTTACCCGTATCCAACGTCCGTGGCTGGTTACCAACTGTGAATGGAACGACAAACTAATCCGCAGTGCCATCGTATGGTTATGTATGCGTGTTAAAAAGCCGATTCTGAAGCTCACCAATAAAGATTATAATGAAAACGGATTGAGCGAACTGTTGGCACTTTACGGTTCTGCTTACAACGTAAATATCAAAATATTCAATGATCTGCAGCACACCATCACCGGATGGCCCGGCGGCAAGCCGAATGCGGACGACACCTATCGCCCCGAACGTGCGAAACCATTTCCAAAACGTGTGGTTGCTTTCTCTCCGCATCCGGATGACGATGTAATCTCAATGGGTGGAACTTTACGCCGTCTGGTTCAGCAAGGTCATGAGGTACACGTAGCATACGAAACTTCCGGAAACATTGCCGTAGGCGATGAAGAAGTAGTACGTTTCATGCACTTCATCAACGGTTTCAACCAGCTTTTTGATGAAAACTCCAACGAAACCATCAAAAACAAATATGCTGAAATCAAGAAATTCCTTGCCGCTAAGAAAGAAGGCGATATGGACAGCCGTGATATTCTGACCATCAAAGGATTGATTCGCCGTGGAGAAGCCCGTACCGCAAGCACTTACAATCAAATTCCACTGAACCGTGTTCATTTCCTCGATCTGCCTTTCTATGAAACCGGCAAGATTGAAAAGAATCCCATCAGTGAAGCCGATGTAGAAATTGTTTTGCAGTTATTACGTGAAGTAAAGCCCCATCAGATTTATGTAGCCGGTGACTTGGCCGACCCGCACGGAACCCATCGTGTCTGCACAGACGCAGTGCTTGCCGCTATTGACATCGAGAAAGAAGCCGGTGCCGAATGGTTGAAAGACTGTCGCATCTGGATGTATCGTGGCGCATGGGCGGAATGGGAAATTGAAAACATTGAAATGGCCGTACCGTTCAGTCCTGAAGAACTGCGTGCTAAACGTAACTCCATCTTAAAGCATCAGTCTCAGATGGAAAGCGCACCGTTCCTGGGCAATGACGAACGTCTGTTCTGGCAAAGAAGTGAAGACCGCAATCGGGGTACAGCCGCTTTGTATGACCAACTTGGTTTGGCATGTTATGAAGCAATGGAGGCCTTTGTAGAATACGTACCCCTATAA
- a CDS encoding TIGR02757 family protein: MTQEKEQEQFISYITERQTHEGQMAVADFLRKYASRYHNSDFISSDPVQFPHRYHSKADIEISAFLTAFLSFGARPQILKAAERLDSIMNRQPLQYVLSGNWKIDFCGEESFYRTVSKNKMAQLFYWLHTIYNRYESMEDALLCETDGTPMQRLCRLFGVSDKAPQKKLNMFLRWMIRRDSEVDFGIWRNFSPCELIIPLDTHVSEMAFRLELTRSKSYTLNNARTITAALAEVFPEDPCLGDFALFGYGINEL, encoded by the coding sequence ATGACTCAAGAGAAAGAACAAGAGCAATTTATATCTTATATTACAGAACGGCAAACCCATGAGGGCCAGATGGCTGTTGCTGATTTTTTGCGGAAATATGCTTCCCGGTATCATAACTCTGATTTCATTTCTTCTGATCCGGTGCAGTTTCCGCATCGTTATCATTCTAAGGCGGATATTGAAATCAGTGCTTTTTTGACTGCTTTTCTTAGTTTCGGAGCCCGCCCTCAGATACTGAAGGCAGCAGAACGACTGGATTCTATAATGAATCGGCAACCTTTGCAGTATGTGTTGTCTGGAAACTGGAAAATAGATTTCTGTGGTGAGGAGTCGTTCTATCGGACGGTTTCAAAAAATAAGATGGCACAATTGTTTTATTGGCTGCATACTATATATAATAGGTATGAGAGTATGGAGGATGCTCTTCTTTGCGAAACGGATGGAACTCCGATGCAACGTCTTTGCCGTTTGTTTGGAGTGTCGGATAAGGCGCCGCAAAAGAAATTGAATATGTTCCTGCGCTGGATGATCCGTCGCGATTCGGAAGTGGATTTTGGAATCTGGAGGAATTTCTCTCCATGTGAGTTGATTATCCCTTTGGATACGCATGTCAGTGAGATGGCTTTCAGATTGGAGCTGACCCGAAGTAAATCTTATACGCTGAATAATGCGAGAACTATTACTGCGGCTTTGGCTGAGGTTTTTCCCGAAGACCCTTGTCTGGGGGATTTTGCTTTGTTTGGCTATGGGATTAATGAATTATGA
- a CDS encoding helix-turn-helix domain-containing protein yields MVGQQMPFQFTVLSSSDPHTFKDGQIISTFNKCGLFFCRKGNVEVSLEDKHFQINPGDVYIYMASTLVHLLHKSGDAEGIMVEVDLDYIIPIVNRVINVENQLFMRKHPCISLSDKQRIHLEYLLDNLQERIGAEDVLEVNLQQQRLTLELIKSMGQTFCYEILNMYFANQPMQPLPQNKKDVIFQNFMLALFRLYRKERDVAYYAKMQHITPRYFSTIIKEKSGNSALQWIVQMVITEAKQLLEGSDLSIKEIANQLNFPTQSFFGKYFKQYVGISPKEYRKDKLRIRNGI; encoded by the coding sequence ATGGTCGGACAACAGATGCCTTTTCAGTTTACAGTGCTTTCGAGCAGTGATCCGCATACTTTTAAAGACGGACAGATTATTTCGACATTTAATAAATGTGGCCTTTTCTTTTGCCGGAAAGGAAATGTGGAGGTTTCACTGGAAGATAAGCATTTTCAGATAAATCCCGGTGATGTGTATATTTACATGGCTTCTACCTTGGTGCATCTGCTTCATAAGAGTGGGGATGCGGAAGGAATTATGGTTGAAGTGGATTTAGATTATATCATTCCTATCGTCAATAGGGTGATAAATGTGGAAAACCAGCTTTTTATGCGGAAGCATCCTTGTATATCACTTTCGGATAAGCAACGTATCCATTTGGAGTATCTGTTGGATAATTTGCAGGAAAGGATAGGGGCGGAGGACGTACTGGAAGTGAATTTGCAACAACAACGCCTGACTTTAGAGTTGATTAAGTCAATGGGACAGACTTTTTGCTATGAAATATTGAATATGTATTTCGCTAACCAACCCATGCAGCCTTTGCCACAGAATAAGAAGGATGTGATCTTCCAGAATTTCATGCTGGCTCTTTTCCGTTTGTATAGGAAAGAGCGTGATGTTGCCTATTATGCGAAGATGCAGCACATTACTCCACGTTATTTTTCTACGATCATTAAGGAGAAGTCGGGGAATAGCGCTTTGCAATGGATTGTGCAAATGGTGATTACCGAGGCGAAACAATTGCTTGAAGGATCGGATTTGAGTATCAAGGAGATTGCGAACCAGCTGAACTTTCCTACTCAGTCTTTCTTCGGAAAGTATTTTAAGCAATATGTAGGGATTTCACCTAAAGAATATAGAAAGGACAAGTTAAGGATCAGGAATGGAATTTGA
- a CDS encoding efflux RND transporter periplasmic adaptor subunit, which yields MKQIYLILTGISLILLSSCTQRTQEAKGYQTVKIDTIVSADKQTFLQFPGKVKAAQDISLAFRVSGTISKIHVKDGTRVQEGQLLAELDPTDYQVQLDATEAEYQQIKAEAERVMALYKDNGTTPNANDKAVYGLKQITAKYKHHKDQLAYTRLYAPFNGYVQKRLFEAHETIGAGMPVLSMISSGTPEVEINLPAAEYIRRDQFDNYHCTFDIYPGETYPLKLISVTPKANANQLYTMRLQVVPGTPAVPSPGMNTMVTISYRTEQTNTLSVPTGAILQKEGKAYVFVFNPSDNTVHKQEISMLRLLNNGHSLITAGQLKPGELIVSSGVHHIEDGETVKPLPLVTNTNIGGLL from the coding sequence ATGAAACAAATTTATCTTATTCTAACAGGTATTTCCTTGATTCTACTGAGTTCCTGCACACAGCGTACCCAGGAAGCCAAAGGCTATCAGACAGTAAAAATAGACACGATCGTTTCTGCCGACAAGCAAACTTTCCTGCAATTCCCGGGAAAGGTAAAAGCCGCACAAGATATCAGCCTTGCCTTCCGGGTAAGCGGAACCATCAGCAAAATACATGTAAAAGACGGTACCCGTGTGCAGGAGGGACAATTACTGGCCGAACTGGACCCCACCGACTATCAAGTACAACTGGATGCTACTGAAGCAGAATACCAGCAAATAAAAGCGGAAGCGGAAAGAGTCATGGCCCTTTACAAAGACAACGGAACCACCCCCAACGCCAATGACAAAGCTGTATACGGACTCAAACAAATCACTGCCAAGTACAAACATCACAAAGACCAACTGGCTTATACACGGCTCTACGCCCCCTTCAACGGGTACGTACAAAAACGCCTGTTTGAAGCTCACGAAACCATCGGAGCCGGAATGCCCGTCCTATCCATGATCAGCAGCGGGACTCCCGAAGTAGAAATAAACCTTCCTGCGGCCGAATACATCCGCCGGGACCAGTTCGACAATTATCACTGTACGTTTGACATCTATCCGGGCGAAACCTATCCGCTGAAACTAATCAGCGTCACCCCGAAAGCCAATGCAAACCAATTATACACCATGCGCCTGCAAGTAGTACCCGGAACGCCGGCTGTTCCCTCTCCCGGAATGAACACCATGGTCACCATCTCTTACCGCACAGAACAGACGAACACTCTCTCTGTCCCTACCGGCGCCATCCTGCAAAAAGAAGGCAAAGCGTATGTATTCGTCTTCAACCCATCGGACAACACAGTGCACAAACAGGAAATATCCATGCTACGTTTACTGAACAACGGACACAGCCTCATCACTGCCGGACAGCTGAAACCGGGAGAGCTGATTGTATCCTCGGGAGTACATCACATCGAGGATGGAGAAACTGTAAAACCTTTACCACTTGTCACTAACACAAATATAGGAGGATTATTATAA
- a CDS encoding efflux RND transporter permease subunit, whose protein sequence is MDISKWAFRNRNLIYFLIAVLLLGGAYSCYQMSKLEDPEIKVKLAMVVTTYPGASAHQVELEVTDVLEKNIRTMGNIDNIESYSYNDLSLIQIELLSTVPDDEVEQCWDMLRRKVSDAHALLPEGATTPIVKDDFGNVYGMFYALTGDGLSDRELSDYAELVKREVNELEGVDRVELYGKRSECINISLLQDRMANLGVKPAEVLATLNGQNKTTYTGYYENGDNRIRVTVNDKFKTVEDIGKMLVQGHDDDQLRLSDIARIEKDYEDPTRNEMFYDHERALGILIAASSGSDIIKVGHAVESKLVELKTGRLPAGVECHKIFYQPERVGSSLGTFVINLIESVIIVVLILMIAMGFKSGLIIGISLIITVFGSFLFLYSAGGTMQRVSLAAFVLAMGMLVDNAIVIIDGILVDLKAGKKRMEAMTAIGRQTAMPLLGATLIAIIAFLPIYMSPDTAGVYTRDLFIVLAVSLLLSWVLALIHVPLMADRRLHPAIDTDSTGKRVYKGKIYAGLRSALRFGLAHRWSFVFTMIGLLLLSAFGYPYMRQGFFPDMVYDQLYMEYKLPEGNNHTRVAQDLKEIETYLKGRKEITHVTTSIGGTPGRYNLVRSVANPSLSYGELIIDFTSPETLVEHIDEIQAYLSQAYPDAYIKLKRYNLMFKKYPIEAQFLGPDPAVLHQLADSARTIMENTPEVCLITTDWEPQIPVLTIEYDQPSARALGLSRNDVSLSLLTATGGIPIGSFYEGIHKNNIYLKCLDEKGEPIEDLGNAQVFSSLPSLNGLLNEETMVKLKAGTLSKEDLVESIMGSTPLKQISKGIDIRWEDPVVPRYNGQRSQRVQCSPAPGIETEKARLAIAERIEKIQLPEGYSLVWQGEKIASDQSMKYLFQNFPLAIILMIAILIMLFKDYRKPIIIFCCIPMIFVGVVAVMLLTGKVFNFVAIVGTLGLIGMLIKNGIVLMDEITLQISKGIEPVTALIDSSQSRLRPVMMASLTTILGMIPLLSDAMFGSLAAAIMGGLLCSTLITLLFIPILYALFFKIRND, encoded by the coding sequence ATGGATATCAGCAAATGGGCATTCCGTAACAGGAATCTGATTTATTTCCTGATAGCGGTTCTGCTGCTCGGCGGAGCCTACTCCTGCTATCAGATGAGCAAGCTGGAAGACCCCGAAATAAAAGTAAAGCTTGCCATGGTAGTCACCACCTATCCGGGTGCTTCCGCCCACCAGGTAGAACTGGAAGTAACGGACGTGCTCGAAAAGAACATCCGCACCATGGGCAACATAGACAATATAGAAAGTTATTCATACAACGACTTATCCCTGATACAGATAGAACTGCTGAGCACCGTGCCGGACGACGAAGTGGAACAATGCTGGGACATGCTGCGCCGCAAAGTAAGCGACGCCCACGCCCTGTTGCCCGAAGGAGCCACCACCCCGATAGTCAAGGATGATTTCGGAAACGTATATGGTATGTTCTATGCCCTGACAGGCGACGGACTGTCCGACCGTGAACTGTCCGACTATGCCGAACTGGTGAAACGGGAAGTGAACGAACTGGAAGGCGTGGACCGTGTGGAACTCTACGGCAAGCGTTCCGAATGTATCAACATCTCCCTGCTGCAAGACCGTATGGCGAACCTCGGTGTTAAACCTGCAGAAGTACTGGCAACCTTGAACGGACAGAACAAAACCACCTATACAGGATATTATGAAAATGGTGACAACCGTATCCGAGTCACAGTAAACGATAAATTCAAAACCGTAGAAGATATTGGAAAAATGCTGGTCCAGGGACATGATGACGACCAGCTTCGCCTGAGCGACATCGCCCGTATAGAAAAAGACTACGAGGATCCCACACGCAATGAAATGTTTTATGACCATGAACGTGCTCTCGGTATACTCATCGCCGCCTCCAGTGGCTCGGACATTATAAAAGTAGGCCATGCCGTAGAAAGCAAGTTGGTCGAACTCAAAACCGGACGTCTGCCCGCCGGAGTGGAATGCCACAAAATCTTCTATCAGCCCGAACGGGTAGGCAGCTCTTTGGGAACCTTTGTCATCAACCTGATAGAATCCGTCATCATCGTAGTACTGATACTGATGATAGCAATGGGATTCAAGAGCGGCCTTATCATAGGTATCAGCCTGATCATCACCGTATTCGGTTCTTTCCTGTTCCTTTATTCGGCAGGTGGAACGATGCAACGCGTATCATTGGCTGCTTTTGTACTGGCAATGGGCATGTTGGTAGACAATGCTATCGTCATCATAGACGGCATACTGGTAGACTTGAAAGCCGGAAAAAAACGAATGGAAGCCATGACTGCTATCGGGCGACAGACAGCTATGCCTCTTTTAGGAGCCACCTTGATAGCCATTATCGCCTTTCTACCTATCTACATGTCCCCCGACACCGCAGGAGTCTACACGCGCGACCTTTTCATCGTACTTGCCGTTTCCCTGCTGTTGAGCTGGGTATTGGCACTGATTCACGTACCGCTGATGGCCGACCGCAGACTACATCCTGCCATAGATACCGACAGTACCGGAAAGCGTGTGTACAAAGGTAAAATCTATGCCGGTCTCCGTTCGGCACTGCGGTTCGGTCTGGCCCACCGGTGGAGTTTTGTATTCACCATGATTGGCCTGTTGCTACTTTCCGCTTTCGGCTATCCATACATGCGTCAGGGCTTTTTCCCCGACATGGTTTACGACCAGCTTTACATGGAATACAAACTGCCGGAAGGAAACAACCACACTCGTGTGGCACAAGATTTGAAAGAAATAGAAACCTATCTGAAAGGACGCAAGGAAATAACCCACGTCACCACCTCCATAGGCGGTACGCCCGGACGCTATAACCTGGTGCGGAGCGTTGCCAACCCATCGCTTTCGTATGGCGAACTGATTATCGATTTCACCTCACCGGAAACCTTGGTAGAACATATAGATGAAATCCAAGCTTACCTCTCCCAAGCCTATCCGGACGCATACATCAAATTGAAAAGATACAATCTGATGTTCAAGAAATATCCCATAGAAGCGCAATTCCTGGGCCCCGACCCTGCCGTTCTGCACCAACTGGCAGACAGCGCCCGTACCATCATGGAAAATACACCGGAAGTCTGCCTTATCACCACCGACTGGGAACCTCAGATTCCTGTACTGACCATCGAATATGACCAGCCGTCCGCCCGTGCCCTCGGCCTGAGCCGCAATGATGTCAGCCTTTCCCTGCTCACAGCTACCGGAGGAATTCCCATCGGCTCTTTCTACGAAGGCATCCACAAAAACAATATCTATCTGAAATGCCTTGACGAAAAAGGAGAACCCATAGAAGATTTAGGCAATGCACAAGTCTTCTCGTCACTGCCCTCGTTGAACGGACTGCTGAACGAAGAAACCATGGTGAAACTGAAAGCCGGCACGCTTTCGAAAGAAGATTTGGTGGAAAGTATCATGGGAAGTACTCCGCTGAAGCAAATCAGCAAAGGAATTGATATCCGATGGGAAGACCCGGTAGTTCCCCGTTACAACGGTCAGAGAAGCCAGCGTGTACAGTGTTCGCCCGCACCGGGCATAGAAACGGAAAAAGCACGTCTTGCCATTGCAGAACGTATAGAGAAGATACAACTACCCGAAGGATATTCACTGGTGTGGCAAGGTGAGAAGATAGCCAGCGACCAGTCCATGAAATACCTGTTCCAGAACTTCCCGTTGGCCATCATTCTGATGATTGCCATCCTGATAATGCTATTCAAGGACTACCGCAAGCCTATCATCATCTTCTGCTGTATCCCGATGATTTTTGTAGGAGTGGTAGCAGTGATGCTGCTCACGGGGAAGGTATTCAACTTCGTGGCCATCGTAGGAACCTTGGGTCTTATCGGCATGTTGATAAAGAACGGAATTGTACTGATGGATGAAATCACCCTTCAAATCAGTAAAGGGATAGAACCTGTTACCGCATTGATAGACAGTTCCCAAAGCCGTCTTCGTCCTGTTATGATGGCTTCGCTGACCACCATTCTGGGTATGATTCCCTTGCTGTCCGATGCCATGTTCGGCTCGCTGGCGGCAGCTATCATGGGCGGATTGCTGTGCAGCACGCTGATTACACTGCTCTTTATCCCTATATTATACGCCTTGTTCTTCAAAATAAGAAACGATTGA
- a CDS encoding TolC family protein, whose amino-acid sequence MKKTMIIPFCFLLWHLVAPAQAQETLSLKECREMALKYNKEMAASVKQTESAHYTAKSYKGNFFPNLTASGTGLYSNADGSYGIAGGNLPVFLPDATGQFNPGQPSGFAYFPGINLDYKIGWVYMGGIQLEQPLYMGGKIRAAYKMSLLGKEMAQMNETLTATEVILKTDQAYALVVKAKEMKTVADTYHAVLAELQKNVESAYKHGLKPQNDVLKVQVKLNESELGIRKAENALRLATMNLCHLIGKPLTTEILISGDFPEIEQEMELQVLDITRRPEYGILDKQVAIARQQVKLNHSELLPKVGIKGSYDYVHGLELNEKNFLDNASFSVLLNVSIPLFHFGERSNKVRAAKARLEQTRLQQQNLNEQMLLELTQAANNLDEAKLESELADRSLWQAEENRRVSKSQYEVGLETLSDHLEAQALWQQAYETQVDARFQLYLNYVAYLKAAGTLHDKL is encoded by the coding sequence ATGAAAAAAACAATGATAATCCCCTTCTGTTTTCTGTTATGGCATCTTGTCGCCCCGGCACAGGCACAGGAAACACTGAGTCTGAAAGAATGCCGTGAAATGGCATTGAAATACAATAAGGAGATGGCGGCTTCTGTAAAACAAACAGAAAGCGCCCACTACACAGCCAAGAGTTACAAGGGGAACTTCTTCCCCAATCTGACAGCTAGTGGAACCGGACTTTACAGCAATGCCGACGGCAGTTATGGCATAGCCGGAGGCAACCTGCCCGTCTTTCTGCCCGACGCCACCGGACAGTTTAATCCGGGACAACCCTCAGGTTTCGCCTATTTTCCCGGTATCAACCTGGATTACAAGATAGGATGGGTCTACATGGGTGGCATACAATTAGAACAACCCCTCTATATGGGCGGTAAAATCCGCGCCGCCTACAAAATGTCCCTGTTAGGTAAAGAAATGGCACAGATGAACGAAACCCTGACCGCCACAGAAGTCATTCTGAAAACAGACCAGGCATACGCTCTGGTAGTGAAAGCGAAAGAGATGAAAACAGTGGCCGACACATACCATGCCGTATTGGCCGAATTGCAAAAGAACGTGGAGAGTGCCTACAAGCACGGATTGAAACCTCAGAACGATGTGCTGAAAGTGCAAGTGAAACTGAATGAAAGTGAACTGGGCATACGCAAAGCCGAGAATGCTCTCCGCCTGGCTACCATGAACCTCTGCCACCTGATAGGAAAACCGCTGACCACGGAGATCCTCATTTCCGGAGATTTCCCGGAAATAGAACAGGAAATGGAATTACAGGTACTGGATATCACCCGTCGTCCGGAATACGGTATACTGGACAAACAAGTGGCCATCGCCCGCCAACAAGTCAAGTTAAACCACAGCGAACTGCTTCCCAAAGTAGGCATCAAAGGTTCATACGACTATGTACACGGTTTGGAACTGAACGAAAAGAATTTTCTGGATAATGCCAGTTTCTCTGTCCTGTTGAACGTAAGTATTCCCCTTTTCCATTTCGGCGAACGCAGCAACAAGGTACGTGCAGCCAAAGCCAGGCTGGAACAGACCCGTCTGCAACAGCAAAATCTGAACGAGCAAATGCTACTGGAACTGACCCAGGCCGCCAACAATTTGGACGAAGCGAAACTGGAAAGCGAACTTGCCGACCGTTCCCTGTGGCAGGCGGAAGAGAACCGACGCGTCAGCAAAAGCCAGTACGAAGTAGGACTGGAAACTCTTTCAGACCATCTGGAAGCCCAAGCACTATGGCAACAGGCATACGAAACCCAAGTGGATGCCCGTTTCCAACTTTACCTGAACTATGTGGCTTATCTGAAAGCAGCCGGGACTTTACATGACAAACTGTAA
- a CDS encoding HU family DNA-binding protein: MMDIKYDFKANPFKEKDGKPVLYPAVVVKETITTDHIVKELSKHSAYSVGCVVGVLQEVADMVVSHLRQGKNVRLDGLGTFSLALSSREVTDRKEIRAASVRIKKVNFRPVPELVKRVRQDTDILRAEFGFLPTGKKYTKEERWKLLEAYLKEHGSITRLVYSECLGMARTTAAYELKGWYEEKRLDKEGKHSHAVYVLRKQEGVPEV; this comes from the coding sequence ATGATGGATATAAAATATGATTTCAAGGCCAACCCTTTCAAGGAAAAGGACGGCAAGCCGGTGCTTTATCCGGCGGTAGTGGTGAAGGAAACGATTACTACCGATCACATTGTGAAGGAGTTGTCCAAGCACAGCGCATATTCGGTGGGCTGTGTGGTGGGAGTGCTACAGGAGGTGGCCGATATGGTTGTATCCCATTTGCGGCAAGGGAAAAATGTGCGGCTGGACGGACTGGGTACGTTCTCTCTTGCCTTGTCTTCGCGTGAGGTGACAGACCGGAAAGAGATACGTGCGGCATCCGTGAGGATAAAGAAAGTGAACTTCCGTCCGGTACCGGAGTTAGTCAAGAGGGTACGTCAGGATACGGATATCCTTCGTGCCGAGTTCGGCTTCCTGCCTACGGGGAAGAAGTATACTAAAGAGGAGCGTTGGAAATTGCTGGAAGCTTATTTGAAGGAACACGGTTCCATTACACGTCTGGTTTATTCGGAATGCTTGGGGATGGCGCGCACCACGGCTGCTTATGAGCTGAAGGGTTGGTACGAAGAGAAGAGATTGGACAAAGAGGGAAAGCACTCTCATGCGGTGTATGTGCTGCGCAAGCAGGAAGGTGTTCCCGAAGTTTAG
- a CDS encoding ATP-binding cassette domain-containing protein has protein sequence MIEVNDLHKKFGKVKVLNGIHLEYHPGKIYGLVGENGAGKTTLFNCMTGIYDYTGSITKSKTLKAGYLSASNFFYSQITGLEYLEFCMKAKGLPVSTLTIQHLNEIFQLPLDRYAAEYSTGMKKKLGFMALLLQENDVFILDEPFNGVDLKGCILMKRLIRQLKAKEKTVIISSHLIASLREICDIIHYLNEGVIYKEYHEETTEEIEEDILCNTKKIQSTSYFQ, from the coding sequence ATGATAGAAGTGAATGATTTACATAAAAAATTCGGTAAAGTCAAAGTATTAAACGGGATTCATTTAGAATATCACCCTGGAAAAATATATGGTTTGGTGGGTGAGAATGGTGCCGGAAAGACTACTTTATTCAACTGCATGACGGGAATCTATGATTATACTGGAAGCATAACCAAAAGCAAAACTTTAAAAGCAGGTTATCTGTCTGCATCCAACTTCTTTTATTCCCAAATCACGGGTCTTGAATACTTGGAATTCTGTATGAAGGCCAAAGGTCTGCCGGTCAGTACACTCACCATTCAACATTTAAATGAAATTTTCCAACTGCCCCTTGACAGGTATGCTGCCGAATATTCTACCGGAATGAAAAAGAAACTGGGATTTATGGCATTATTATTGCAAGAAAATGACGTATTTATTCTTGACGAGCCGTTCAATGGGGTGGACTTGAAGGGGTGTATCCTGATGAAAAGACTCATCCGGCAACTGAAAGCAAAAGAAAAGACGGTGATAATTTCATCACATCTCATTGCCTCGTTAAGGGAAATATGTGATATTATCCACTATCTGAATGAAGGGGTTATCTACAAAGAATACCATGAAGAAACAACAGAAGAGATAGAAGAGGATATATTATGCAACACTAAAAAGATACAGTCCACCTCATACTTTCAGTAA